The following nucleotide sequence is from Acidimicrobiia bacterium.
CGCCTGAAGTTCGAGGGCCAGGAGTTCTACCTGAAGTCGGCGGCCGAGATGCGGGCGGTCTTCGCCGACCACGAGGACGCCTGCGACAACACGCTGCTGGTCGCCGAGCGCGCGAGCGTCGACATCGAGTTCGACCGGGCGGTGCTGCCCGCCTTCCCGACCCCGGAGGGCCACGACGAGGACTCCTACCTGCGCGAGCTGACCCTGGCCGGCGCGGCCGAGCGCTACGGCGAGCCGCTCCCGCCGACGGTCGGCGAGCGCATCGAGTTCGAGCTGGGCGTCATCAAGACGATGGGCTTCTCGGCCTACTTCCTCGTGGTGTGGGACCTGGTGCGGTACGCGCGGGAGCGCAAGATCCGAGTCGGCCCCGGGCGCGGCAGCGCCGCCGGCTCCTGCGTGGCGTACGCGCTCCGCATCGTCGACAGCGACCCCATCCGCTACGACCTGCTGTTCGAGCGCTTCCTGAACCCCGGCCGGGCCGAGATGCCCGACATCGACATGGACTTCGACTCCCGCTTCCGGGGCGAGATGATCCGCTACGCCGCGTCGCGGTACGGGGAGGACCACGTCGCCCAGATCGTCACGTTCTCGACCATCAAGGCCCGGGCCGCGGTGCGGGACGCGTCGCGGGTGCTCGGCTACCCGTACGGCATGGGGGACCGCATCGCCAAGCTCATGCCCCCGCTCATCATGGGTCGGGACACGCCGCTGCGCGCCTGCCTCGAGGTCGTGCCCGGCCACGACGACGGGTACAAGATGGCGACCGAGCTGCGGGAGCTCTACGCCGACGACCCCGACGCCCGGCGCGTCATCGACGTCGCCCGCGGCCTCGAGGGGCTGCGTCGCCAGGACGGGATCCACGCCGCCGCGGTCGTGATCACCCGGGAGCCGCTCACCGAGTACCTGCCCGTGCAGCGGAAGCCCGAGCCGGGCCGGGAGCTGGCGGAGGGCCCGATCGTCACCCAGTACGAGATGCACGGCGTCGAGCGCCTGGGCCTGCTGAAGATGGACTTCCTCGGCCTGCGCAACCTCGACGTGCTCGAGGTCACGCTGGACCTCGTCGAGGCCGCCACCGGTCGGCGTCCGGACATCGACGCGGTGCCCCTCGACGACGCGAAGACCTTCGAGCTCCTCCGCCGGGGGGACACCGTCGGCGTGTTCCAGCTGGAGGGCAGCCCGGTCCGGGCGCTGCTCCAGCGACTGGCGCCGACCAGCTTCGAGGACATCGCCGCGCTCGTGGCGCTGTACCGGCCCGGGCCGATGGCCCAGAACTGGCACACCGAGTACGCCGACCGCAAGAACGGGCGCCGCCCGGTCGCGTACCCGCACCCCGACCTCGAGGAGACCCTGGCGCCGACGTACGGCCTGATGATCTACCAGGAGCAGCTGATGCGCGTCGCGCAGCGGCTCGCCGGGTACACCCTCGAGGAGGCCGACAACCTTCGGAAGGCGACCGGCAAGAAGATCCGAGCGCTCATCGCCAAGGAGCGCTCGAAGTTCGTCGACGGCTGCGTGGCCCAGGGCCACGACCGGGCCTTCGGCGAGCGCATCTTCGACACCATCGAGCCGTTCGCCGACTACTCGTTCAACAAGTCGCACTCGGTCGGCTACGGCTACCTCGCCTACCAGACCGCGTACCTGAAGGCGAACTACCCGGTCGAGTACCTCGCCGCGCTGCTGACCAGCGTGCGGACGAACAAGGACCAGACCGCGGTCTTCCTCAACGAGTGCCGACAGCTCGGCATCTCGGTGCTCGTACCCGACGTGAACGAGTCGGTCTCCGACTTCTCGGTGCACGTCGGTCCCGAGGAAGCGCAAGCGATCCGGTTCGGGCTCTCCGCGGTCCGCAACGTCGGTGAGGGCGTGGTGGCGATGATCGTCGCCGCCCGGACCGAGGGCGGTCCCTTCCGCGACTTCTACGACTTCTGCTCCCGGGTCGACCCGGCCGCGCTGAACAAGCGGACGATCGAGTCGCTGATCAAGGCGGGGGGCTTCGACTCGCTCGGGCACCCGCGCCAGGGCCTGCTCCACGTCTTCGAGCCCGTCGTCGACCAGGCGGTCACCCGTCGGCGCGAGCGCGACGCCGGCATCATGAGCCTCTTCGGTGACGGAGGCGACGGCGAGGGGGACGGCGGGCTGTCCGAGCGGGTGGCGATCCCGGAGACCGAGTTCGACCGCAAGACCCGGCTCGACTTCGAGAAGGAGATGCTCGGCCTGTACGTCAGCGACCACCCGCTCCTCGGGATCGAGCGTCTCCTCCGTCGCCACGTCGACGCCAGCCTGACCGAGTTCCGCGAGGGTCGCGAGGGGGAGCTCCACACCGTCGGCGGCATCGTCACCGCGCTCACGCGGAAGTACACGAAGCGGGGCGACCTCATGGCGACGTTCGTCCTCGAGGATCTCGCCGCCGCGATGGACGTGATCGTGTTCCCGAAGACGATGACCGACTACGGGCACCTGCTCGAGGACGACGCCATCGTCTGCGTGCGGGGCCGGCTCGACCGGCGCGAGGACCAGCCGAAGATCGTCGCGATGGAGCTGACCCGGCCGGAGATCGCCCTCGACGGGGCGCCGCCGCTGCGGGTCCGGGTCCCGCTGGCGCGGCTCTCCGACGAGCGCGTCGACGACCTGCGGGAGCTCCTGCGCCGCCACCCGGGGGACAGCCCGGTGTTCGTGCACCTCGAGCGCCCCGAGCGCGTCACGGTGCTGCGCCTGGCCGATGACTTCCGCGTCGACGCCACGAACGGCCTCTTCGCAGAGCTGCGGATCCTCCTCGGACCCGACTGCATCTGCTGATCGGGGTCACCGCGGCGGGCCGCGGCGACCGACCCACTTCCCGAGCGAGTACGCCAGGACCGCGACGACCACGTAGCCGGCGATCGCGACGACCGCTCGGGCCGCGCTGATCGCCGAGCCGAGGATGACCCAGGCGAGCAGCGCGATGACGACGATGCCGACCAGGCGCAGCGAGACGGGCGGACGCGGCCGCGGTCGCGGGTCCACGCCGGCGCAGCGTAGGGGCACACCGAGGCGCGCGCGTCGCGCCGTGCCATGCTGGCCGGATGGAGATCGGCGTGCTCGGAGCGACCGGCCCCGCCGGGCGAGGCGTGGCGGCTCGGTTCGCGGACCTCGGCCACGACGTCATCGTCGGGTCGCGCGCCCGGGCGCGGGCCGAGCAGGTCGTCGAGGAGCTGCGCCAGCGGTGGGACGGGCGCGTCGCGTCGCTCCGGCCCGGCACCAACGACGAGGCGGCCGCGGCGCCGGGTCCCGTCGTGGTGGCCACGAACTGGGAGGCGGCGCTCGAGACCACGGAGGCGCACGCGTCGGCGCTCGCCGGCAAGGTCGTCATCGCGATGGCGAACGGGCTGCGTCGCGAGGGCCGAGAGTTCCGGGCTGTGCCCACGAAGGAGGGCTCGATCGCGGCGGCGATGCAGGCCCGCGCCCCGGCGGCGCGGGTCGTGGCCGCCTTGCAGCACGTCCCGGCGCGTGCGTTCGAGGACCTCGATCGGCCGATCGACACCGACGTCGTGGTCTGCGCTGACGACGACGAGGCCCGGCGGACGGTGATCGAGCTGCTCGACGGCATCCCGGGGCTGCGAGCCTTCGACGGCGGCTCACTCGCCAACGCCGCCGGTGTCGAGGCGTTCGCGGCGTCGCTGCTCACCGTGAACCTCCGTCACCGGGGCACCTTCACGCTGCGCCTGGGCGAGGAGGGGAGCGGGCGGTGACGGTTCGCCTGTTCGACACCGCGCAGCGGCGGGTCGTCGACTTCGCGCCCGGTCGGGTGGTGCGGATGTACGTGTGCGGGATCACGCCGTACGACTCGACGCACCTCGGCCACGCGGCGACGTACCTGGCCTACGACCTCCTCGCCCGGCGGCTCGAGGAGCTGGGCCACGAGGTGCGGATGGTGCGGAACGTGACCGACGTCGACGATTCGATCCTCCCGAAGGCCCGGGAGCTCGGCGTCCCGTACCTGGACCTGGCCGAGGCCGAGCTGGACCGCTTCCGTTCCGACATGGACGCCCTCGGCATGAGGCCGCCGGTGGCCGAGCCCCGGGCGACGGAGTGGATCCCCGGGATGATCACGATGATCGCCGACCTCCTCGACGCCGGGCACGCCTACTGCACCCACGGCACGACGTACTTCGACGTGTCCACCTTCCCGCGCTTCGGTGCGCTGTCCCAGTACTCGCGCGAGCACATGGTGCGGCTCGCCCGGGCGAGGGGCGGGCGCCCCGAGGACCCGCACCGGCGCGACGCGCTCGACTTCGTGCTCTGGCAGCCCTCGCTGTCCGACGAGCCGGCGTGGCGGGCGCCGTTCGGCGTCGGACGACCGGGCTGGCACATCGAGTGCTCGGTCATGGCGATGGAGACCGTCGGCACCCCCTTGGACCTGCACGGCGGGGGCACGGACCTGATCTTCCCGCACCACGAGTGTGAGATCGCCCAGAGCGAGAGCGTGGCGGACGGGCCGTTCTCTCGTCACTGGATGCACTCGGCGATGGTCAGCTACGAGGGCGAGAAGATGAGCAAGTCGCTCGGCAACCTCGTGTTCGTGAGCGACCTGCTGAAGACCGCCGACGCCCGCGCCATCCGGTTGGCGCTGATGCGACACCACTACCGGGCCGGCTTCGAGTGGTACGACACCGACCTCGACGATGGCGTCGCCCTGCTCCACCGGCTGCTCGTGGCGGCGGGCCGAGACGCCGGACCGGACCCGGAGCCGTTCGCGCGTCGGGTCCGAGCCGCGCTCGACGAGGACCTCGACGCTCCCCGCGCCGTGGAGGCGCTCGACGATCTGGCCAGCGCGGTCCTCTCCGAGGGCGACGACCCGCGCGCGCCGGCGGTGCTGCGCGAGCTCGGGGCGCTCGTCGGCGTCAGCCTCGACCGACCGGTCGAGAACTTGCCCGGCCGCTGAGATGCCGTCGGGTACCGTCGCCGGGATGGCCGGCGACGTCACGATCGTGCTGCCCGACGGGTCGAGCCGCGCCTATCCGAAGGGCACGACGCCCGCCGACGTCGCGGCGTCGATCGGCAAGCGGCTCGCCCGCGACGCGCTGGCGGGGATCGTCGACGGGGAGTGGGTGGACCTGGACCGCCCGCTCGACCACGACGCCCGGCTCACGATCATCACGCCCGACAGCCCGGCGGGCCGGGAGGTGCTCCGCCACTCGACGGCTCACGTGCTGGCGCAGGCAGTGACCGACCTGTTCCCCGGGGCGAAGTACGCGATCGGGCCCGCGGTCGCGGACGGCTTCTACTACGACTTCCAGCTCCCGGACGACGGCCGGTTCACGGACCAGGACCTCGAGCGGATCGAGGCCCGCATGCGCGAGATCGTCGCCGAGGACCAGCCCTTCGTGCGGGACGAGGTGGCGCGCGACGACGGGTTGGCGCTGTTCGCGGACCAGCCGTTCAAGCGGGACATCATCGAGCGGGTCGAGGACTCCGAGGTCGGGGGCGGCACGGTGATCTCGCTGTACCGGAACCCGCGGCCCGGGGGGGACGCGTTCGTGGACCTCTGCCGCGGGCCGCACGTCCCGAGCACCGGTCGCCTCGGCGCCTTCCACCTCATGCGGGTCGCCGGCGCCTACTGGCGGGGCGACGAGCGGGGACCGGTCCTGCAGCGGATCTACGGCACGGCCTGGGAGAGCCCGGCCGCGCTGGCCGAGCACCTCCACCGGCTCGAGGAGGCCGAGCGGCGCGACCACCGTCGGCTCGGGCTCGAGCTCGACCTCTTCTCGTTCCCCGAGGAGATCGGGTCCGGTCTCGCGGTCTTCCACCCGAAGGGCGCGCTCGTCCGCACGATCATGGAGGACTACTCGCGGCGCCGCCACGAAGCCGCCGGGTACTCGTTCGTCCACTCGCCGCACATCTCGAAGGCGGAGCTGTTCGAGACGTCCGGTCACGTCCAGTGGTTCGGCGAGAGCATGTTCCCGCCCATGCACCTCGACGAGGGGCCGGGGGAGGGCACGGCCTACTACGTCAAGCCGATGAACTGCCCGTTCCACATCCTCATCTACCGGAGTCGCAGCCGCTCGTACCGCGAGCTGCCGATGCGCCTCTTCGAGTTCGGCACCGTCTACCGGTACGAGCGGTCGGGCGTCGTGCACGGTCTCACGCGCGTTCGGGGCATGACCCAGGACGACGCCCACATCTTCACCACCCGGGAGCAGCTGGCGGACGAGCTCCGCTCGCTGCTGGTGTTCGTCCTGGAGGTGCTCCGCGACTTCGGCCTCGACGACTTCTACCTCGAGCTCTCCACGAAGCCGGGCGAGAAGGCGGTCGGCAGCGACCGCGACTGGGACGAGGCGACGGCGGCGCTACGGGCGGCGGCCGAGGCCATGGACCTCGACCTCACCCTCGACGAGGGCGGCGGGGCGTTCTACGGCCCGAAGATCTCCGTGCAGGCCCAGGACGCCATCGGGCGGACGTGGCAGCTCTCGACGATCCAGCTCGACTTCCAGCTGCCGGCCCTCTTCGACCTCCACTACGTCGGATCCGACAACGAGCGGCACCGGCCGGTGATGATCCACCGGGCCCTCTTCGGGGCGATCGAGCGCTTCTTCGCCATCCTCCTCGAGCACTACGCCGGGAACTTCCCGGTCTGGCTGGCACCGGTGCAGGTGACGGTCGCCCCGGTGGCGGACCGTCACCACGCCTACGCGTACCGGCTCGCGGACCGGCTGCGGGCCGAGGGGTACCGGATCGAGCTCGTCGACGCCCACGACGACACCCTGAACGCCCGGGTCCGGCGGGCGAAGCTCGAGAAGGTGCCGTACGTGCTGGTCGTGGGCGACGAGGACGCTGAGGCGGGCACGGTCGGCGTCAACGCCCGCGGCGCCGACGGTCCACCCGAGCGGCTCGTGCCCGTGGAGGCCTTCGTGCAGCGCCTGGCCGCCGAGGTCGCGGAGCGGCGATGAGCCTGGACCGCCTGTGGGCGGGGTGGCGGGCGTCGTACATCGAGGACTTCGCAACCGTCGACCACGGCGACCAGGCCTGCCTGTTCTGCGCGCTGGAGGCGTCCGGGGACGACGGTCAGATCCTGGCCCGCGACCCGCTCGCCTTCGCCGTCCTCAACCTGTACCCCTACACGTCGGGGCATCTCATGGTGGCGCCCGTCCGCCACGTGGGCGAGCTCGAGGCGCTCACGACGGAGGAGGCGAGCGCGGTGATGGCGATGGCCCAGCACGCCACCGCGGCGGTGAAGGCGGCCTACCGACCGGACGGCGTGAACCTCGGCATGAACCTGGGCCGGGCCGCGGGTGCGGGCGTCCCCGGCCACCTGCACGTCCACGTGTTGCCCCGCTGGGTCGGCGACACGAACTTCATGACCAGCGTCGCCGAGGCCCGGGTGCTGCCCGAGCCGCTGAGCCGGAGCCTCGAGCGGCTGCGGGCGGCCTGGCCGACCTAGCGTCGGGGGAGTGGGGCACCAGGACCGGGACGAGCTGCCCGCCGACCTCGACGTGACGGCGTACGTCGGCCCGTACCTCTTCCCCAGCCCCCGCCGCCGCCTGGTCGCGGCGGCGTGGCAGATCCCCGTCGGCCTGGCCGGCCTCGCCGGCTACGTCGTGAGCGGCAACGACGGGCTGCTCGCGGGGGCGCTCGCGCTCTTCGCCGTGGCCGCCTACCACGCCCTCACGGCCTGGCCCCTCGTCGTGGACCAGACCGAGGCCCTCCTCGTCGCCACCCGCGCCGTGGGCTTCCCCGTCGGGCACGCCTCGGCCCAGCTGACCTGGCGGGGCCTGCGCTCCCGCCCGACCTGGCGCATCCTCCTCTACAGCGCCGATTCGCCCCCGTCGAGCCGCGGCCTCGTCGAGCTCGACGCCGTCGATGCCCACGTGCTCGGCGAGTACACCGAGGCCAACCCAGAGGACTGGTCCGGTTACTGAGGTCGCGTTTCCCCAGGTCCGAGGCAGGATCCACCGGTAGCCCCGGGCTTACGGCGTACAATCCATCCGTGGGCGGTGACGACGAGGCGCTCCTGGCCTCGTGGGACCTGGCGCTCCACGACAAGGCCAGCAGCACCCGGCGCCTGTATCGCGAGGTCCTGACCGGCTTCGCCCGGTGGCTCCCGGACGGTGCGAGCCTGGTCGGCGCCGAGCGCCGGGACTGCCAGCGGTACTTCGCAGCCCTGGGTGAGGAGGGCCGGGCCCAGGCGACCATCCGATCCCGCTGGATCGCCCTGCGGAGCTTCTACGGGTGGGCGGCCGACGAGGGCGAGGTCGCCGAGAACCCGATGGGCGACATCACGGTGAAGCGGGCGGAGCCGCCACCGGTCGCGATCCCCGACGACCATGACGTGGCGCTGCTCCTCCAGGCGTGCGGCGGCCGAGACTTCGCGGCGCGGCGCGACCTGGCGCTGATCCGCACCGCGGCGGCGACGGGCGGACGCCTCGGCGAGCTCTGCGGCGTCGGGGTCGCTGACGTCGATCTCAAGAGCCGGATCCTGTCCCTCCGGCGCGGGAAGGCCCGGAAGGGTCGAGGCGCGGGCATAGACCCCGAGACGGCCCGCGCCATCGACCGCTACCTGAGAGTGCGGGCCGACCACCGGCTCGCCGACCTGCCGGCCCTGTTCATCACGCGCTTCGGGCCGCTCACCCGCAAGGGCGCGCACGCGATGCTGCGGCGCCGCTGCGCCGAGGCCGACATCCCGGCGCTGCACTTCAACCAGCTGCGCGATCGATTCGCGTACGAGTACCTCCGACGGGGCGGGACCGAGCGCAATCTGGCCGCGCTCGGCGGATGGACCGACGCGTCGATCACGCGCCGCTACGGCAGCGCGCTCGCGAGCGACCGGGCGCTGAGCGAGTACGACACCCTCGGCGGCGTGCTCTGACCCTCGGCGAGGCGCCGCGGGGCGGGGCCGCGGCGGGACACGCGGGCCACCCCGGCCGGCGCGCGGCGCCGAGGCTCGCTACGACGCCACGGCGACCTTGGCGGCCAGCTGCGACGGCACGGGGTCGTAGTGGGAGTGGCGCATCGTGAAGCGGCCGCGTCCGGCCGTGACCGACCGCAGGTCGATCGCGTAGCGCAGCACCTCCGAGGTCGGGACGAGGGCGACGATCTCCACCTCTCCGTTCCCGATGCTGCCGGACCCCTGGATGCGCCCGCGCTTCGAGTTGAGGTCGCCCATGATGTCGCCCTGGGCGTCCTCGGGGGCCGTCACGACCAGCTCGCTGATCGGCTCCAGGAGGATCGGGCTGGCCTTGGCCATCGCCTCCTTGAAGCCGAGGGAGCCGGCCATCTTGAAGCTCATCTCGGACGAGTCGACCGAGTGGTACTTGCCGTCGAAGCAGGTGACGCCGACGTCGACGACCGGGTAGCCGTAGACGCCCCCGGAGTGCATCGTCTCGACGACGCCCTTCTCGACCGCGGGGATGAACTGTCGGGGGATGGCACCGCCGACGATGGCGTCGGTGAACTCGAACCCGGAGCCTCGCTCCCGGGGCTCGACCCGCAGGAACGCCACCCCGAACTGGCCGTGGCCGCCGGTCTGCTTCTTGTACTTCCCCTCGGCCTCGGCGGTGCCCGTGATCGTCTCCCGGTAGGCGACCTTCACGTCGTCGGTCTCGACCGCCACCCCGAACTTGCGTTGGAGGCGCTCGAGGGCGATGCCGAGGTGGGTCTCGCCCATGCCCCACAGGAGCGTCTGGTGGGTCTCGCCGTTGCGCTCCACCCGGATGGCCGGGTCCTCGTCCTGGAGGCGCCGGAGCGCGTTGGCGAGCTTGTCCTCGTCGCCCTTCGACTTGGCCCGGATCGCCACGGGCAGCACCGGCTGCGGACGCTCGAGCCGCTCGACGTCCAGCTCGGCGCCGCGGGCGCCGAGCACGTCGCCCGTGGCCGTGTCGCTGAGCTTGGCGACGGCGGCGAGGTCCCCGGCGACCGCGGCCTTCAACGGCTCCTGGTCCTTGCCCCGCAGCGTGACGAGCT
It contains:
- the thrS gene encoding threonine--tRNA ligase is translated as MAGDVTIVLPDGSSRAYPKGTTPADVAASIGKRLARDALAGIVDGEWVDLDRPLDHDARLTIITPDSPAGREVLRHSTAHVLAQAVTDLFPGAKYAIGPAVADGFYYDFQLPDDGRFTDQDLERIEARMREIVAEDQPFVRDEVARDDGLALFADQPFKRDIIERVEDSEVGGGTVISLYRNPRPGGDAFVDLCRGPHVPSTGRLGAFHLMRVAGAYWRGDERGPVLQRIYGTAWESPAALAEHLHRLEEAERRDHRRLGLELDLFSFPEEIGSGLAVFHPKGALVRTIMEDYSRRRHEAAGYSFVHSPHISKAELFETSGHVQWFGESMFPPMHLDEGPGEGTAYYVKPMNCPFHILIYRSRSRSYRELPMRLFEFGTVYRYERSGVVHGLTRVRGMTQDDAHIFTTREQLADELRSLLVFVLEVLRDFGLDDFYLELSTKPGEKAVGSDRDWDEATAALRAAAEAMDLDLTLDEGGGAFYGPKISVQAQDAIGRTWQLSTIQLDFQLPALFDLHYVGSDNERHRPVMIHRALFGAIERFFAILLEHYAGNFPVWLAPVQVTVAPVADRHHAYAYRLADRLRAEGYRIELVDAHDDTLNARVRRAKLEKVPYVLVVGDEDAEAGTVGVNARGADGPPERLVPVEAFVQRLAAEVAERR
- a CDS encoding tyrosine-type recombinase/integrase, which codes for MGGDDEALLASWDLALHDKASSTRRLYREVLTGFARWLPDGASLVGAERRDCQRYFAALGEEGRAQATIRSRWIALRSFYGWAADEGEVAENPMGDITVKRAEPPPVAIPDDHDVALLLQACGGRDFAARRDLALIRTAAATGGRLGELCGVGVADVDLKSRILSLRRGKARKGRGAGIDPETARAIDRYLRVRADHRLADLPALFITRFGPLTRKGAHAMLRRRCAEADIPALHFNQLRDRFAYEYLRRGGTERNLAALGGWTDASITRRYGSALASDRALSEYDTLGGVL
- the npdG gene encoding NADPH-dependent F420 reductase, whose product is MEIGVLGATGPAGRGVAARFADLGHDVIVGSRARARAEQVVEELRQRWDGRVASLRPGTNDEAAAAPGPVVVATNWEAALETTEAHASALAGKVVIAMANGLRREGREFRAVPTKEGSIAAAMQARAPAARVVAALQHVPARAFEDLDRPIDTDVVVCADDDEARRTVIELLDGIPGLRAFDGGSLANAAGVEAFAASLLTVNLRHRGTFTLRLGEEGSGR
- the cysS gene encoding cysteine--tRNA ligase, whose translation is MTVRLFDTAQRRVVDFAPGRVVRMYVCGITPYDSTHLGHAATYLAYDLLARRLEELGHEVRMVRNVTDVDDSILPKARELGVPYLDLAEAELDRFRSDMDALGMRPPVAEPRATEWIPGMITMIADLLDAGHAYCTHGTTYFDVSTFPRFGALSQYSREHMVRLARARGGRPEDPHRRDALDFVLWQPSLSDEPAWRAPFGVGRPGWHIECSVMAMETVGTPLDLHGGGTDLIFPHHECEIAQSESVADGPFSRHWMHSAMVSYEGEKMSKSLGNLVFVSDLLKTADARAIRLALMRHHYRAGFEWYDTDLDDGVALLHRLLVAAGRDAGPDPEPFARRVRAALDEDLDAPRAVEALDDLASAVLSEGDDPRAPAVLRELGALVGVSLDRPVENLPGR
- a CDS encoding HIT domain-containing protein, which encodes MSLDRLWAGWRASYIEDFATVDHGDQACLFCALEASGDDGQILARDPLAFAVLNLYPYTSGHLMVAPVRHVGELEALTTEEASAVMAMAQHATAAVKAAYRPDGVNLGMNLGRAAGAGVPGHLHVHVLPRWVGDTNFMTSVAEARVLPEPLSRSLERLRAAWPT
- the dnaE gene encoding DNA polymerase III subunit alpha, whose protein sequence is MTTSFVHLHLHTEYSMLDGAARVSDVIATAAADGQPAVGITDHGNMYGVLEFYRAALDAGIKPIIGMEAYFVTHSRFDRPRRDDHDIFHLTLLAESDAGYKNLIKISSSAYLDGFFYKPRVDFELLEEHRDGLIVTSGCLGSAVCQRLLVDDAPGARELAGRFQDVVGPGQFFIELQDHGLADQHRVNRSLLDVARDLRAPLLATNDSHYTRREDAEAHDALLCVQTGSTQDDPRRLKFEGQEFYLKSAAEMRAVFADHEDACDNTLLVAERASVDIEFDRAVLPAFPTPEGHDEDSYLRELTLAGAAERYGEPLPPTVGERIEFELGVIKTMGFSAYFLVVWDLVRYARERKIRVGPGRGSAAGSCVAYALRIVDSDPIRYDLLFERFLNPGRAEMPDIDMDFDSRFRGEMIRYAASRYGEDHVAQIVTFSTIKARAAVRDASRVLGYPYGMGDRIAKLMPPLIMGRDTPLRACLEVVPGHDDGYKMATELRELYADDPDARRVIDVARGLEGLRRQDGIHAAAVVITREPLTEYLPVQRKPEPGRELAEGPIVTQYEMHGVERLGLLKMDFLGLRNLDVLEVTLDLVEAATGRRPDIDAVPLDDAKTFELLRRGDTVGVFQLEGSPVRALLQRLAPTSFEDIAALVALYRPGPMAQNWHTEYADRKNGRRPVAYPHPDLEETLAPTYGLMIYQEQLMRVAQRLAGYTLEEADNLRKATGKKIRALIAKERSKFVDGCVAQGHDRAFGERIFDTIEPFADYSFNKSHSVGYGYLAYQTAYLKANYPVEYLAALLTSVRTNKDQTAVFLNECRQLGISVLVPDVNESVSDFSVHVGPEEAQAIRFGLSAVRNVGEGVVAMIVAARTEGGPFRDFYDFCSRVDPAALNKRTIESLIKAGGFDSLGHPRQGLLHVFEPVVDQAVTRRRERDAGIMSLFGDGGDGEGDGGLSERVAIPETEFDRKTRLDFEKEMLGLYVSDHPLLGIERLLRRHVDASLTEFREGREGELHTVGGIVTALTRKYTKRGDLMATFVLEDLAAAMDVIVFPKTMTDYGHLLEDDAIVCVRGRLDRREDQPKIVAMELTRPEIALDGAPPLRVRVPLARLSDERVDDLRELLRRHPGDSPVFVHLERPERVTVLRLADDFRVDATNGLFAELRILLGPDCIC
- the fusA gene encoding elongation factor G is translated as MRPVPSSMIRNVALVGHGGAGKTTVTEALLFLAGAINRMGRVEDGTTVTDFDPEEHKRTISVSLAVAPFEWEDHKVNVLDAPGYADFVSDVAAALRVADLAVFVVSAVEGVEVQTDAAWRLAAARGMPRAIFVNKLDRERASFSRTLDELKARFGAGVAPLELPLGEEAAFSGVVDLLTDEAVRYNGATGRGTAGPVPDDMATEEHSVHDALVEGIVVADDDLMERYLGDETIQVTELEAALAKGIAEATVFPVLCGSATKLIGIDRLAHFIVEEGPAPAVGEGPPAAFVFKTVVDPYVGRVNLFRVLQGTIESDATLVNDRSVAEERLHQLVTLRGKDQEPLKAAVAGDLAAVAKLSDTATGDVLGARGAELDVERLERPQPVLPVAIRAKSKGDEDKLANALRRLQDEDPAIRVERNGETHQTLLWGMGETHLGIALERLQRKFGVAVETDDVKVAYRETITGTAEAEGKYKKQTGGHGQFGVAFLRVEPRERGSGFEFTDAIVGGAIPRQFIPAVEKGVVETMHSGGVYGYPVVDVGVTCFDGKYHSVDSSEMSFKMAGSLGFKEAMAKASPILLEPISELVVTAPEDAQGDIMGDLNSKRGRIQGSGSIGNGEVEIVALVPTSEVLRYAIDLRSVTAGRGRFTMRHSHYDPVPSQLAAKVAVAS